Proteins encoded in a region of the Zea mays cultivar B73 chromosome 2, Zm-B73-REFERENCE-NAM-5.0, whole genome shotgun sequence genome:
- the LOC103647484 gene encoding abscisic acid 8'-hydroxylase 3 yields the protein MALFFILACTLIFVAIASYAQYARWQKGKGRLGGHEKASSSSSKLPPGSMGWPYLGDTLQLYSQDPNVFFASKQKRYGEIFKTHLLGCPCVMLASPEAARFVLVTQAHLFKPTYPRSKERMIGPSALFFHQGDYHLRLRKLVQGALGPDALRALVPEVESAVRSTLAAWDGQVRSTFDAMKTLSFDVGILAIFGGGGLDERRKAELRKNYSIVEKGYNSFPNSIPGTLYYKAMQARRRLHGVLIDVMRERRERGAPGTDLLGCLMRSQGDDDGARRPLLTDDQVADNIIGVLFAAQDTTASALTWAVKYLHDHPKLLEAVRAEQAAVREATGGGRRPLTWAHTRSMALTHRVILESLRMASIISFTFREAVADVEYKGFLIPKGWKVMPLFRNIHHSPDYFQDPHKFDPSRFQVAPRPNTFLPFGSGVHACPGNELAKLEMLVLIHHLVTAYRWETVGSSDEVEYRPFPVPKQGLPVRLWRESSAAVDRNGRHETDDDVEDIIV from the exons ATGGCCTTGTTCTTCATCCTTGCTTGCACCCTCATTTTTGTAGCCATCGCCTCCTACGCCCAGTACGCGCGCTGGCAGAAGGGGAAAGGCCGCCTCGGCGGCCATGAGAaggcttcttcttcctcctcgaaGCTGCCTCCTGGCTCCATGGGCTGGCCTTACCTCGGTGACACCCTTCAGCTCTACTCCCAGGACCCCAACGTCTTCTTCGCCTCCAAACAGAAGCG GTATGGCGAGATCTTCAAGACGCACCTTCTGGGGTGCCCGTGCGTGATGCTGGCGAGCCCGGAGGCGGCGCGGTTCGTCCTGGTGACGCAGGCGCACCTGTTCAAGCCGACTTACCCTCGGAGCAAGGAGCGCATGATCGGGCCGTCGGCTCTCTTCTTCCACCAGGGCGACTACCACCTCCGGCTCCGCAAGCTCGTCCAGGGCGCGCTCGGGCCCGACGCGCTGCGCGCGCTCGTTCCTGAGGTCGAGTCCGCCGTGCGCTCCACCCTCGCTGCCTGGGACGGCCAGGTCAGGAGCACGTTCGACGCCATGAAGACG CTGTCGTTCGATGTGGGCATCCTGGCGATCTTCGGCGGCGGCGGGCTGGACGAGCGGCGCAAGGCGGAGCTGAGGAAGAACTACTCCATCGTGGAGAAGGGGTACAACTCCTTCCCCAACAGCATACCCGGGACGCTCTACTACAAGGCGATGCAG GCGCGGCGGCGTCTGCACGGCGTGCTGATCGACGTGATGCGCGAGCGGCGGGAGCGCGGCGCGCCGGGCACCGACCTGCTGGGCTGCCTGATGCGGTCCCAGGGTGACGACGACGGCGCGCGGCGGCCGCTCCTGACGGACGACCAGGTCGCCGACAACATCATCGGCGTGCTGTTCGCGGCGCAGGACACGACGGCCAGCGCGCTGACCTGGGCCGTGAAGTACCTCCACGACCACCCGAAGCTGCTGGAGGCCGTCCGGGCGGAGCAGGCGGCGGTACGCGAGGCCACCGGCGGCGGGAGGCGGCCGCTGACGTGGGCGCACACGAGGAGCATGGCGCTGACGCATAGG GTGATTTTGGAGAGCTTAAGGATGGCGAGCATCATCTCGTTCACGTTCAGGGAGGCCGTGGCCGACGTGGAGTACAAAG GGTTCCTTATCCCCAAGGGGTGGAAGGTGATGCCGCTGTTCAGGAACATCCATCACAGCCCGGACTACTTCCAGGATCCACACAAGTTCGACCCTTCTAGATTCCAG GTGGCGCCGCGGCCGAACACGTTCCTGCCATTTGGGAGCGGCGTGCACGCGTGCCCCGGGAACGAGCTGGCCAAGCTCGAGATGCTGGTCCTCATCCACCATCTGGTCACCGCCTACAG GTGGGAGACTGTTGGATCCAGCGACGAGGTCGAGTACAGGCCGTTCCCCGTGCCCAAGCAAGGCTTGCCTGTCAGATTATGGAGAGAAAGCAGTGCGGCGGTGGACAGAAATGGCCGCCATGAGACCGATGACGATGTGGAGGACATAATAGTTTGA